A window of Halomonas sp. GFAJ-1 contains these coding sequences:
- a CDS encoding NAD(P)(+) transhydrogenase, with protein sequence MAVHNYDVVVIGTGPAGESAAINAAKHGMRVAIVEKQAQVGGNCTHWGTIPSKALRHQVKQIMAFNTNRMFRDIGEPRWFSFPKVMERSRSTIDKQVEMRTTFYARNRIDLYHGVARFKDEHTVLVRDRQEGMEELVAKKIIIATGSRPYRPADINFRHPRIYCSDTILSLSHTPRTLVIFGAGVIGCEYASIFSGLGVKVDLINNRDSLLSFLDDEISDALSYHLRKHGVLIRHNEEYASVEGDESGVVVHLQSGKKIRADAFLWANGRTGNTDSLGLENIGLEANSRGQLGVDEHYRTAIPNIYAAGDVIGWPSLASAAYDQGLNSCNELLEKEYRFVSDVPTGIYTIPEISSFGPNERELTEAKVPYEVGKAFFKDTARAQITGDTVGMLKILFHQDTLEILGIHCFGDQASEILHIGQAIMQQEGEANSLKYFVNTTFNYPTMAEAYRVAAQNGLNRVF encoded by the coding sequence ATGGCGGTTCACAATTATGATGTTGTCGTTATCGGGACTGGCCCCGCCGGTGAAAGCGCTGCTATAAACGCCGCAAAACACGGCATGCGCGTAGCGATTGTTGAGAAACAGGCCCAGGTTGGGGGTAACTGCACCCACTGGGGTACGATTCCTTCAAAAGCGCTCCGCCACCAAGTAAAGCAGATCATGGCGTTCAACACTAACCGTATGTTTCGCGATATTGGTGAACCCCGCTGGTTTTCGTTTCCTAAGGTCATGGAGCGTTCGCGTAGCACGATCGATAAGCAGGTCGAGATGCGCACAACGTTTTATGCGCGTAACCGTATCGACCTGTATCATGGTGTCGCCCGTTTTAAAGATGAACATACGGTATTGGTTCGGGATCGTCAGGAAGGAATGGAGGAGCTTGTCGCCAAAAAAATTATCATTGCTACCGGCTCAAGGCCTTATCGCCCGGCAGACATTAACTTTCGGCATCCGCGAATTTACTGCTCTGATACGATTTTAAGTCTTTCCCATACGCCCCGCACGCTAGTGATTTTTGGCGCCGGTGTAATCGGCTGTGAATACGCCTCCATCTTCTCAGGGCTAGGCGTTAAAGTGGATTTGATTAACAATCGCGATAGCCTGCTCTCATTCCTTGATGACGAAATTAGCGATGCGCTTTCATATCATTTGCGTAAACACGGCGTCCTGATCCGCCATAACGAAGAGTACGCAAGTGTTGAGGGTGATGAGTCCGGCGTGGTGGTTCATTTGCAGTCAGGTAAAAAGATCCGTGCGGATGCCTTTTTATGGGCCAACGGGCGTACCGGGAATACCGACAGCCTAGGGCTTGAAAACATCGGCTTAGAAGCAAATAGCCGCGGACAATTGGGCGTGGATGAGCACTACCGCACCGCCATTCCAAACATATACGCCGCAGGGGATGTGATTGGCTGGCCTAGCCTTGCCAGTGCCGCTTATGACCAGGGGTTAAACTCCTGTAACGAGCTGTTGGAAAAGGAGTACCGCTTTGTTAGCGATGTGCCCACCGGTATCTATACCATTCCAGAAATCAGTTCGTTTGGCCCCAACGAGCGCGAACTCACAGAAGCTAAAGTGCCTTACGAAGTGGGTAAAGCCTTCTTCAAAGATACCGCTCGTGCACAGATTACCGGTGACACGGTAGGGATGCTGAAAATTCTTTTCCACCAGGATACGCTGGAGATTCTTGGTATTCACTGCTTTGGCGACCAGGCCTCAGAAATTTTGCATATCGGACAAGCTATTATGCAGCAGGAAGGGGAGGCAAACTCCTTGAAGTACTTTGTTAACACAACCTTCAACTACCCCACTATGGCCGAAGCCTACCGTGTGGCGGCGCAAAATGGTTTAAACCGCGTATTTTAA
- a CDS encoding NADH:ubiquinone reductase (Na(+)-transporting) subunit F yields the protein MVDTSVILLGVVMFTVIVISLTGIILAARSKLVSSGDVTIEVNGDPEHTLTTQAGGKLLNTLAANGIFLSSACGGGGSCAQCKCRVEEGGGSILPTEESHFTMREKKDGWRLSCQVPVKQDMKVEVPEEVFGVKKWETEVTANPNVATFIKELNLKLPEGEEVAFRAGGYVQLVAPPYDIKFSDFDIEEEYRGDWEKFDLYKISHKNDEEVIRAYSMANYPEEKGLLKFNIRIATPPPGTNHPPGLMSTYVFNLKPGDKVTVMGPFGEFFARDTDAEMVFIGGGAGMAPMRSHIFDQLKRLKSDRKISFWYGARSWRETFYNEEYDQLAEEFPNFKWHLALSDPQPEDNWEGPTGFIHNVLYENYLKDHPAPEDCEYYMCGPPMMNASVIKLLLDMGVEPENILLDDFGG from the coding sequence ATGGTTGATACATCAGTCATCTTGCTCGGTGTTGTCATGTTCACGGTCATCGTTATTAGTTTAACGGGGATCATCCTGGCAGCGCGTAGTAAGCTAGTGAGTAGCGGGGACGTGACTATCGAAGTCAACGGCGACCCCGAGCACACCTTGACGACGCAGGCAGGCGGCAAGCTTTTGAATACGCTGGCTGCTAACGGTATTTTTCTTTCCTCCGCCTGTGGTGGCGGCGGCTCGTGCGCCCAGTGTAAGTGCCGGGTAGAAGAGGGTGGCGGTTCTATCCTGCCCACCGAAGAGTCGCATTTCACCATGCGTGAAAAGAAAGACGGCTGGCGCCTCTCTTGCCAAGTACCTGTTAAGCAGGACATGAAAGTAGAAGTGCCTGAAGAAGTCTTCGGTGTTAAGAAGTGGGAAACCGAAGTGACGGCCAACCCTAACGTCGCTACTTTCATCAAAGAACTGAACTTGAAGCTGCCCGAAGGTGAAGAAGTTGCCTTCCGTGCCGGTGGCTACGTTCAGCTGGTAGCGCCGCCGTACGATATTAAGTTCTCTGACTTTGATATCGAAGAAGAGTATCGCGGCGACTGGGAAAAGTTTGATCTTTATAAAATTTCCCACAAAAATGACGAAGAAGTCATCCGCGCCTACTCCATGGCGAACTATCCGGAAGAGAAAGGCCTGCTAAAGTTCAATATTCGTATTGCAACGCCGCCTCCAGGCACCAATCACCCGCCTGGCCTTATGTCTACCTATGTATTTAACCTGAAACCGGGTGACAAGGTAACCGTAATGGGGCCGTTTGGTGAGTTCTTTGCCCGAGACACTGACGCTGAAATGGTCTTTATCGGTGGTGGTGCGGGTATGGCGCCGATGCGTAGCCACATCTTCGATCAGCTCAAGCGTCTGAAGTCTGACCGCAAAATTTCGTTCTGGTACGGTGCGCGCTCTTGGCGTGAAACGTTCTATAACGAAGAGTACGATCAGCTGGCAGAAGAGTTCCCGAACTTTAAGTGGCACTTAGCGCTTTCGGATCCTCAGCCCGAAGATAACTGGGAAGGGCCAACAGGGTTTATCCATAACGTGCTGTATGAAAACTATCTGAAGGATCATCCTGCGCCTGAAGATTGTGAGTACTACATGTGTGGGCCGCCCATGATGAACGCGTCTGTTATTAAGCTACTGCTTGATATGGGCGTTGAACCGGAAAATATCCTGCTTGATGATTTCGGCGGTTAA
- a CDS encoding NADH:ubiquinone reductase (Na(+)-transporting) subunit E, giving the protein MEQYISLFVASVFVENLALAFFLGMCTFLAVSKKVSAAFGLGIAVIVVLTIAVPVNNLVFNLLLAEGALTWTGISGAENIDLSFLGLLSYIGVIAALVQILEMFLDKYVPALYNALGVFLPLITVNCAILGGVLFMVERNYNFGESVIYGFGSGVGWALAITALAGIREKLKYSDVPGGLQGLGITFITVGLMSLGFMSFSGIQL; this is encoded by the coding sequence ATGGAACAGTATATTAGCCTTTTTGTTGCTTCGGTTTTTGTTGAGAACTTGGCCCTAGCCTTCTTCCTGGGCATGTGTACCTTCCTGGCGGTATCGAAGAAGGTATCAGCTGCCTTTGGTCTGGGTATTGCGGTTATCGTGGTACTGACGATTGCCGTGCCCGTTAATAACCTAGTATTCAACCTCCTTCTCGCTGAAGGCGCGCTGACTTGGACTGGGATTAGCGGAGCTGAGAATATTGATCTCTCATTCCTGGGTCTATTGAGCTATATCGGTGTTATTGCAGCCCTGGTACAGATCCTTGAGATGTTCTTGGATAAGTACGTACCAGCGCTGTACAACGCGCTGGGCGTGTTCTTGCCGCTGATTACTGTTAACTGCGCCATCCTCGGTGGCGTACTGTTCATGGTTGAGCGTAACTATAACTTCGGTGAATCCGTGATCTACGGTTTCGGCTCTGGGGTTGGTTGGGCGCTGGCAATTACTGCCCTGGCGGGTATCCGTGAGAAGCTCAAGTACAGTGACGTACCTGGTGGTTTGCAGGGCCTTGGCATCACGTTTATCACCGTTGGCTTAATGTCTCTGGGCTTTATGTCTTTCTCAGGCATTCAGCTTTAA
- a CDS encoding NADH:ubiquinone reductase (Na(+)-transporting) subunit D, which translates to MADLNAKGALTAPIFKNNPIALQILGICSALAVTTSMSVSLVMSLAVIFVCAFSNLFVSVIRNHIPSSIRIIVQMTIIASLVIVVDQILKAYAYEMSKQLSVFVGLIITNCIVMGRAEGFAMSNSPGISFLDGIGNGLGYGFVLMVVGFFRELFGAGSVFGFTVFETVQNGGWYVPNGLLLLPPSAFFIIGLLIWAIRAYNPEQVEDNEFKMKHNTKPKEAV; encoded by the coding sequence ATGGCAGATTTAAATGCTAAAGGCGCTTTGACGGCGCCGATCTTCAAGAACAACCCCATTGCGCTGCAAATCTTGGGTATTTGTTCTGCCCTGGCGGTTACTACCAGCATGAGCGTTTCGCTGGTCATGTCGCTGGCTGTTATCTTTGTGTGTGCGTTTTCTAACTTGTTCGTATCGGTCATTCGGAACCATATTCCGTCTTCGATTCGTATCATTGTTCAGATGACGATCATTGCATCGCTGGTTATCGTGGTTGACCAGATCCTCAAGGCCTATGCTTATGAGATGTCTAAGCAGCTGTCGGTCTTCGTAGGTCTGATTATCACTAACTGTATCGTAATGGGCCGCGCTGAAGGCTTTGCCATGTCCAACTCGCCGGGCATATCGTTCCTTGACGGTATTGGCAACGGCTTGGGCTACGGCTTTGTACTGATGGTCGTGGGCTTCTTCCGTGAGCTGTTTGGTGCGGGTAGTGTCTTCGGCTTCACCGTATTTGAGACCGTGCAAAACGGTGGCTGGTACGTGCCTAACGGCCTGCTACTGCTGCCGCCCTCTGCCTTCTTTATTATTGGGTTATTAATTTGGGCGATTCGCGCTTACAACCCCGAGCAGGTAGAAGATAACGAGTTCAAGATGAAGCACAATACCAAGCCGAAGGAGGCTGTGTAA
- a CDS encoding Na(+)-translocating NADH-quinone reductase subunit C (uses the energy from reduction of ubiquinone-1 to ubiquinol to move Na(+) ions from the cytoplasm to the periplasm), producing MAQGNNSIKKILTVAFSLCIVCSVIVSTAAVALRPMQQLNQELDRKTNILNVARLYEPGVDVEQAFREQITARVVELATGDYTDQFDADTFDGFEASRDPATGRTLSGPRDIAGLSRVENYAAVYLVGDPDDPDQIVLPIRGQGLWGRMMGFLAVEGDGNTIVSITYYDHSETPGLGAEVNNPRWQAQWEGKRIFDDEGELNPAIRVVKGSGSGDYEVDGLSGATLTANGVNNMLQFWLSPEGFGEYLARFRSGVDQEDAQDADVELEAEGA from the coding sequence ATGGCACAAGGTAATAACTCCATCAAGAAGATCCTGACCGTAGCATTTTCGCTGTGTATCGTGTGCTCAGTCATCGTTTCGACGGCGGCTGTTGCACTACGACCCATGCAGCAGCTAAATCAGGAGCTGGATCGTAAAACCAACATCCTAAACGTGGCGCGTTTATACGAACCCGGTGTGGATGTAGAGCAGGCGTTCCGCGAGCAGATCACTGCTCGCGTCGTTGAGCTGGCAACTGGCGACTACACTGACCAGTTCGACGCTGACACGTTTGACGGTTTTGAAGCGTCTCGTGACCCCGCAACGGGTCGTACGCTGTCTGGTCCCCGCGACATCGCTGGGCTATCCAGGGTTGAGAACTATGCGGCTGTTTATTTGGTCGGCGACCCTGATGACCCCGATCAGATTGTTTTACCCATCCGTGGTCAAGGCCTTTGGGGCCGTATGATGGGCTTCCTGGCGGTTGAAGGTGACGGTAATACGATTGTGAGTATTACTTACTATGACCACAGTGAAACGCCTGGCCTGGGTGCCGAGGTAAACAATCCGCGCTGGCAAGCTCAGTGGGAAGGTAAAAGGATCTTCGATGACGAAGGTGAACTGAATCCTGCTATCCGCGTTGTTAAAGGTAGTGGTTCCGGCGATTATGAAGTTGATGGTCTCTCTGGTGCTACCCTGACAGCTAATGGCGTTAACAACATGCTGCAGTTCTGGCTGAGTCCAGAAGGCTTTGGTGAATATTTAGCCAGGTTCCGCAGCGGCGTTGACCAGGAAGATGCTCAGGACGCTGACGTCGAACTCGAAGCGGAAGGAGCCTGA
- a CDS encoding NADH:ubiquinone reductase (Na(+)-transporting) subunit B, whose product MGIRQTLDNLEPHFHKGGKYEKFYPLYEAIDTVFYSPPSVAKTTSHVRDGVDLKRIMITVWMCTFPAMFFGMWNAGWQANTAIDAGYASMSGWREAIMMTLAGGHDPGSLWANFVLGATYFLPIYLVTFAVGGFWEVMFAIKRGHEVNEGFFVTSVLFALILPATIPLWQVALGITFGVVIGKEIFGGTGKNFLNPALTGRAFLYFAYPAQISGDAVWVAADGYSGATALSVAFQDGMSALTNTFTWWDAFLGFVPGSVGEVSTLAILIGAAVLLWTKIANWRIMLGVFLGMVITSTLFNLIGSDTNPMFEMPWYWHFVIGGFAFGMVFMATDPVSAAMTNQGRLVFGALIGVMTVLIRVVNPAFPEGIMLAILFANLFAPLIDHMFVQANIKRRIKRTGVPAEETA is encoded by the coding sequence ATGGGTATTCGACAAACACTCGATAATCTCGAGCCGCACTTCCATAAAGGTGGTAAGTACGAAAAGTTCTACCCGCTCTACGAAGCGATAGATACCGTTTTCTACTCTCCGCCCAGTGTTGCAAAAACCACTTCTCATGTGCGTGATGGTGTAGATCTTAAGCGCATCATGATTACTGTGTGGATGTGTACCTTCCCGGCGATGTTCTTTGGTATGTGGAACGCAGGCTGGCAGGCTAATACAGCTATTGATGCTGGCTACGCGTCCATGAGCGGTTGGCGTGAAGCAATCATGATGACCCTGGCGGGCGGACATGATCCCGGCAGCCTATGGGCCAACTTTGTACTGGGCGCCACGTACTTCTTGCCAATCTACCTCGTAACGTTTGCGGTAGGTGGCTTCTGGGAAGTGATGTTCGCTATCAAGCGCGGTCACGAAGTTAACGAAGGCTTCTTCGTAACGTCAGTACTGTTTGCGCTGATTCTGCCAGCGACAATTCCGCTTTGGCAGGTGGCTTTGGGTATCACCTTCGGCGTGGTTATCGGTAAAGAGATCTTTGGTGGTACCGGTAAAAACTTCCTAAACCCTGCGTTAACCGGTCGGGCATTTCTGTACTTTGCATATCCAGCGCAAATTTCTGGTGATGCGGTATGGGTAGCGGCTGATGGTTATTCGGGTGCCACTGCACTTTCGGTTGCATTCCAAGACGGCATGTCAGCATTAACGAACACCTTCACATGGTGGGACGCTTTCTTAGGTTTCGTACCTGGCTCGGTAGGTGAAGTGTCTACGCTGGCTATTTTGATCGGTGCTGCCGTTTTACTTTGGACCAAAATTGCTAACTGGCGAATCATGCTGGGCGTATTTTTGGGCATGGTGATCACGAGTACACTGTTTAACTTGATTGGCTCTGACACTAACCCGATGTTCGAGATGCCGTGGTATTGGCATTTTGTGATCGGTGGTTTTGCCTTTGGTATGGTGTTTATGGCGACTGACCCTGTGTCCGCCGCGATGACTAACCAAGGCCGCCTAGTGTTCGGTGCGCTTATCGGCGTAATGACAGTCTTGATTCGCGTGGTGAACCCAGCCTTCCCGGAAGGCATCATGCTGGCCATTCTGTTTGCTAACCTGTTTGCGCCGCTGATTGATCACATGTTCGTCCAGGCCAATATTAAGCGCCGCATCAAGCGTACTGGCGTACCGGCCGAGGAGACTGCCTAA
- a CDS encoding NADH:ubiquinone reductase (Na(+)-transporting) subunit A (uses the energy from reduction of ubiquinone-1 to ubiquinol to move Na(+) ions from the cytoplasm to the periplasm), translating to MIEVKKGLDLPITGAPEQRIEDARRVRHVAILGTDYVGMKPTMEVQEGDKVKLGQLLFTDKKIDGVRFTAPASGEVIAINRGEKRRLLSVVIKVDENEEAMTFASHDRGALGQLERQVVVDQLVESGLWTALRTRPFSRTPAIDSTPSDIFVTAVDTHPLSADPALIINENAQAFEDGLKVLTRLTEGNVFLCTGADASLPGSDVSGVTTESFAGPHPAGLVGTHIHYLSPVALHKKVWHIGYQDVIAFGKLFVEGQLDMSRVVAVGGPRAENPRLLRTRVGASTEELLAGEIIQPDDTRVISGSVFSGNAAEGKITFLGRFHNQISLLEEGNKRTFMGWLSTGANRHSVMGIYLSKIKGLNNYAPTTSTNGSERAMVPVGNYERIMPLDFMPTQLLRSLIVGDIEVAMQLGCLELDEEDLALCTYVCPGKYEYGPILRDNLTMIEKEA from the coding sequence ATGATCGAAGTCAAAAAAGGCCTGGATCTCCCCATCACGGGAGCGCCCGAGCAGCGTATTGAAGATGCGCGGCGTGTGCGCCACGTGGCAATCCTGGGCACCGACTACGTTGGCATGAAGCCAACGATGGAAGTTCAGGAAGGGGATAAGGTCAAACTGGGCCAATTGCTTTTCACCGATAAGAAGATTGACGGTGTGCGCTTTACAGCGCCTGCCAGCGGTGAAGTAATTGCAATTAACCGTGGCGAAAAACGCCGTTTGCTGTCTGTCGTTATTAAAGTAGACGAAAATGAAGAAGCGATGACATTCGCGTCTCATGATCGTGGTGCTTTAGGGCAGCTAGAGCGTCAAGTCGTTGTCGACCAACTGGTTGAGTCAGGACTCTGGACTGCCTTGCGCACCCGTCCGTTCTCACGTACGCCAGCCATCGACAGCACACCTTCCGATATCTTTGTCACCGCTGTGGATACGCATCCGCTAAGCGCTGACCCTGCCTTAATCATCAACGAAAATGCCCAAGCATTTGAAGACGGCCTCAAGGTGCTAACCCGCCTGACCGAGGGCAACGTTTTTCTGTGTACGGGTGCTGATGCTTCCTTGCCAGGAAGTGATGTGAGTGGTGTAACGACAGAAAGCTTTGCTGGGCCGCATCCTGCGGGTCTAGTGGGTACCCATATTCACTATCTTTCTCCCGTCGCACTGCACAAGAAAGTGTGGCACATCGGCTATCAGGACGTTATCGCGTTCGGCAAGCTGTTTGTAGAAGGGCAGTTGGATATGAGCCGTGTTGTGGCAGTGGGTGGCCCGCGTGCCGAAAACCCCCGTTTGCTACGTACTCGGGTGGGCGCTAGCACCGAGGAACTCTTGGCTGGAGAAATCATCCAACCTGATGACACTCGCGTTATTTCAGGCTCCGTATTTTCTGGAAATGCCGCTGAAGGGAAAATTACTTTCCTGGGCCGCTTCCACAACCAGATTAGCTTGTTAGAAGAAGGTAATAAGCGCACATTCATGGGCTGGCTGTCGACAGGTGCCAACCGACACTCAGTAATGGGTATCTATCTTTCCAAGATCAAAGGCCTGAACAACTACGCACCAACCACATCAACCAATGGCTCAGAGCGCGCCATGGTGCCGGTTGGTAATTACGAACGCATCATGCCACTGGATTTCATGCCAACACAGCTGCTGCGTTCGTTGATTGTGGGCGACATTGAGGTTGCCATGCAGCTTGGGTGTCTTGAGCTAGACGAAGAGGATCTGGCGCTTTGCACGTATGTTTGCCCCGGCAAATACGAGTATGGCCCTATCCTGCGTGACAATCTCACCATGATCGAGAAAGAGGCCTGA